The following proteins come from a genomic window of Streptomyces liliiviolaceus:
- a CDS encoding ABC transporter permease encodes MSTATQSPGSGTATADTADLAPVRTESLAAILVAGERPPRPNALQASLTFGWRAILKIKHVPEQLFDVTAFPIMMVLMYTYLFGGALAGSPEEYIQYLLPGILVMSVVMITMYTGVSVNIDIAKGVFDRFRSLPIWRPSTLVGYLLGDALRYTIASVVMLAVGLIMGFRPDGGVQGVVAGVVLLIVFSFAFSWVWTMFGLLLRTEKSVMGVSMMILFPLTFLSDIFVRPETMPGWLQAFVNNNPVTHVASAVRGLMEGSWPAAEIAWSLGWAGVLVAVFGPVTMRLYNRK; translated from the coding sequence ATGAGCACCGCGACCCAGTCCCCCGGCAGCGGAACCGCGACCGCGGACACCGCGGACCTCGCGCCGGTCCGTACCGAGAGCCTCGCCGCGATCCTGGTCGCCGGCGAGCGTCCGCCGCGCCCGAACGCCCTCCAGGCCTCGCTCACCTTCGGCTGGCGGGCGATCCTCAAGATCAAGCACGTACCGGAGCAGCTCTTCGACGTGACGGCGTTCCCGATCATGATGGTGCTGATGTACACGTACCTGTTCGGGGGCGCGCTCGCCGGTTCCCCCGAGGAGTACATCCAGTACCTGCTCCCCGGCATCCTCGTGATGTCGGTCGTCATGATCACGATGTACACGGGCGTCTCGGTCAACATCGACATCGCGAAGGGCGTCTTCGACCGCTTCCGCTCGCTGCCCATCTGGCGCCCGTCGACGCTGGTCGGTTATCTGCTCGGGGACGCCCTGCGCTACACGATCGCGTCGGTCGTGATGCTCGCGGTGGGCCTGATCATGGGCTTCCGTCCGGACGGCGGCGTCCAGGGAGTGGTGGCGGGCGTCGTCCTGCTGATCGTCTTCTCGTTCGCCTTCTCCTGGGTGTGGACGATGTTCGGACTGCTGCTGCGCACGGAGAAGTCGGTCATGGGCGTGAGCATGATGATCCTGTTCCCGCTGACCTTCCTCAGCGACATCTTCGTCCGCCCCGAGACGATGCCGGGCTGGCTCCAGGCCTTCGTCAACAACAACCCCGTCACGCATGTCGCCTCGGCGGTCCGCGGCCTGATGGAGGGCTCCTGGCCGGCCGCCGAGATCGCGTGGTCGCTGGGCTGGGCCGGGGTGCTGGTCGCGGTCTTCGGCCCGGTCACGATGAGGCTCTACAACCGCAAGTAG
- a CDS encoding ATP-binding cassette domain-containing protein — MTSSNRTDHRAGPAIETAGLVKTFGDIRAVDGVDLRIEPGTVYGLLGPNGAGKTTTVRMLATLLRPDGGEAHVFGHDVVREADAVRGLVSLTGQYASVDEDLTGTENLVLLARLTGHAKKASYDRAAQLLDAFGLSEAAGRQVKNYSGGMRRRIDIAASILNTPDLLFLDEPTTGLDPRSRNQVWEIVRAVVAQGTTVLLTTQYLDEADQLASRIAVIDKGRVIAEGTKGELKASVGAGAVHVRLRDADRRPDAERVLRQALGADVQLEPDPVALTARVGNGSPDGAAAAEKASRALAELAHAGITVDNFSLGQPSLDEVFLALTGKPDGRTDGQPDGRPDGRQDGPPDSRPEPQPTLKKEATA, encoded by the coding sequence ATGACGAGCAGCAACCGCACCGACCACCGGGCCGGGCCGGCCATCGAGACCGCGGGCCTGGTGAAGACCTTCGGCGACATCCGCGCGGTCGACGGCGTGGACCTGCGGATCGAACCGGGCACGGTGTACGGCCTGCTGGGCCCGAACGGCGCGGGCAAGACCACGACCGTGCGCATGCTGGCGACCCTGCTGCGCCCCGACGGCGGCGAGGCCCACGTCTTCGGCCACGACGTCGTACGGGAGGCGGACGCGGTACGCGGCCTGGTGAGCCTCACCGGCCAGTACGCGTCCGTGGACGAGGACCTGACCGGCACCGAGAACCTCGTGCTGCTGGCCCGGCTGACGGGCCACGCCAAGAAGGCCTCGTACGACCGCGCGGCCCAACTCCTGGACGCCTTCGGCCTGTCGGAGGCGGCGGGCCGCCAGGTGAAGAACTACTCGGGCGGCATGCGGCGCCGTATCGACATCGCCGCGTCCATCCTCAACACCCCGGACCTGCTGTTCCTGGACGAGCCGACGACGGGCCTCGACCCGCGCAGCCGCAACCAGGTGTGGGAGATCGTGCGGGCGGTCGTCGCCCAGGGCACCACGGTCCTGCTGACCACCCAATACCTCGACGAGGCGGACCAGTTGGCGTCCCGGATCGCCGTCATCGACAAGGGAAGGGTGATCGCGGAGGGCACCAAGGGCGAGCTGAAGGCGTCGGTGGGCGCGGGCGCCGTGCACGTACGGCTGCGGGACGCGGACCGGCGGCCGGACGCCGAGCGGGTGCTGCGGCAGGCCCTGGGCGCGGACGTCCAGTTGGAGCCGGACCCGGTGGCGCTGACGGCCCGGGTCGGCAACGGCTCGCCGGACGGCGCGGCAGCCGCCGAGAAGGCGTCCCGCGCCCTCGCCGAACTCGCCCACGCGGGCATCACCGTGGACAACTTCTCCCTCGGTCAGCCGAGCCTGGACGAGGTCTTCCTCGCCCTCACCGGAAAGCCCGACGGCCGGACCGACGGCCAGCCTGACGGTCGGCCTGACGGCCGACAGGACGGCCCGCCCGACAGCCGACCCGAACCCCAGCCGACGCTGAAGAAAGAGGCCACGGCATGA
- a CDS encoding SH3 domain-containing protein translates to MRVTLALRTLGTALVSGGVLAVAAAGTATAGDLGDQRGDRRGGDPVWGTVVSHGDLKVRARPDLGSTIVDRLSPGSQDRVACVTRGSHVFGNPHWYWLVGARAWASAAFVDLGGEGVPKCSDPCEGAWKDRWDRWDEASGSTDSGWEWVPGGR, encoded by the coding sequence ATGCGTGTCACCCTGGCTCTCAGGACCCTTGGAACCGCCCTGGTCAGCGGCGGTGTGCTGGCCGTCGCGGCCGCAGGTACGGCGACTGCGGGCGACCTCGGCGACCAGCGCGGCGACCGCCGTGGCGGGGACCCCGTGTGGGGGACCGTCGTCTCCCACGGCGATCTGAAGGTACGGGCCCGCCCCGACCTCGGCTCGACGATCGTCGACCGGCTCTCGCCCGGCAGTCAGGACCGGGTCGCGTGCGTGACGCGGGGCTCGCACGTCTTCGGCAACCCGCACTGGTACTGGCTCGTGGGGGCGCGGGCCTGGGCGAGCGCGGCGTTCGTCGACCTCGGCGGGGAGGGTGTGCCGAAGTGTTCCGACCCCTGCGAGGGGGCCTGGAAGGACCGGTGGGATCGGTGGGACGAGGCTTCGGGCTCCACGGACTCCGGCTGGGAGTGGGTGCCCGGCGGGAGGTGA
- a CDS encoding PP2C family protein-serine/threonine phosphatase — translation MESGWRSRGVRRAARACACFAGRVSGGAEHRTRAQRQQLLRVRGRSVAWAPPLLLLTAIAVIDSNTSGEFRIISWIVLVPGIAAAICGVRGTAVLAALALVTYIEVDAAWPHQDQTGLPDFILVAVGGALATMACAVRVREERRMLHMRDVADTTRRTVLRPMPTPWAGLDHAAVYLAADIEARVGGDFYDIQPGPHGTRVLLGDVQGKGLPAVDAAAALLGTFREAAYHEASLGVVAERLEVRMRRQRQYVADLGEEPARGVERFATAVLVGFPPPGAPGGHIEVVNFGHEPPLVAGPSGVRLLPPGDGLPLGFGGLAGPASGVPPVRRVPFAADETLLLVTDGVTEARDAEGAFFPLHERVALAVSVDPGLTHPRHLVELVREGTLRHSTGHLVDDTTIFAVRAVRPVRG, via the coding sequence ATGGAGTCGGGGTGGCGGAGCCGGGGAGTCCGGCGTGCGGCGCGTGCGTGTGCGTGCTTCGCTGGGCGGGTGAGCGGCGGCGCGGAGCACAGAACGCGGGCCCAGCGGCAGCAACTGCTCCGCGTGCGCGGACGCAGCGTCGCTTGGGCACCCCCACTGCTCCTCCTCACCGCGATCGCCGTGATCGACAGCAACACCTCGGGCGAGTTCAGGATCATCTCCTGGATCGTCCTCGTCCCCGGCATCGCCGCGGCGATCTGCGGAGTCAGAGGCACGGCCGTCCTCGCCGCCCTCGCCCTCGTCACGTACATCGAGGTGGACGCCGCCTGGCCGCACCAGGACCAGACCGGCCTGCCCGACTTCATCCTCGTCGCCGTGGGCGGCGCCCTGGCCACCATGGCGTGTGCCGTGCGCGTGCGCGAAGAGCGCCGCATGCTGCACATGCGGGACGTCGCCGACACGACCCGCCGTACCGTGCTGCGCCCGATGCCCACCCCCTGGGCCGGCCTGGACCACGCGGCCGTCTACCTCGCCGCCGACATCGAGGCCCGTGTCGGCGGCGACTTCTACGACATCCAGCCCGGCCCGCACGGCACCCGCGTCCTCCTCGGCGACGTACAGGGAAAGGGCCTGCCCGCGGTGGACGCCGCCGCCGCGCTGCTCGGCACGTTCCGCGAGGCCGCGTACCACGAGGCGTCGCTTGGCGTCGTCGCCGAACGGCTGGAGGTGCGGATGCGCCGCCAGCGGCAGTACGTGGCCGACCTGGGCGAGGAACCGGCCCGCGGCGTGGAACGCTTCGCGACCGCGGTCCTCGTCGGGTTCCCGCCGCCGGGCGCTCCCGGCGGCCATATCGAGGTCGTCAACTTCGGGCACGAGCCCCCGCTGGTGGCCGGACCGTCCGGGGTACGCCTCCTGCCGCCCGGCGACGGCCTGCCGCTCGGTTTCGGCGGGCTGGCCGGTCCTGCCTCGGGCGTCCCGCCGGTCCGCCGGGTCCCCTTCGCCGCCGACGAGACCCTGCTGCTCGTCACGGACGGCGTGACCGAGGCCCGGGACGCCGAGGGGGCCTTCTTCCCGCTCCACGAACGCGTCGCCCTGGCCGTCTCCGTCGACCCCGGCCTCACCCAC